Within Bacillus sp. FJAT-45350, the genomic segment TATATTAGTATTTATTTCTTTAGCTCTTCTCGTTCTTATGTATTTTGTAGGTTTACCACAAATTCAAGTTGAGAATTTATTTGGATCAGGTGGAGAATCGTTAATTCCTGGTGGGTTTCAAGGCATTTGGGCAGCTCTTCCTTATGCTATGTGGTTATTCTTAGCAATTGAAATGCTTCCGATGTTATCAGAAGAAACTCGAAATCCGAAAAAAGATATGCCTAAAGGTATCATTTCGGGTATTGTCACGTTAATGATTTTATCAGTATTAACGACGACAGTAGCTATTGGTCTTGGAGGTATTGAATTATTAGCTACGGCAGAGGACCCACTACCAATTGCAGTAGCTGCAGCTTTCGGTAATACGTATTGGTTAGCTCAAATTCTAGCTTCCGTTGGTCTTGTAGGGTTAATTGCCAGTTTCTCGGGAGTTATCCTTGCCTATTCAAGACAAATTTTTGCCTTATCAAGAGCAGGTTATTTACCTGAAAAATTAGCATCACTACACAAAACGAGAAGAACACCATATCTTGCTATTATTCTACCAGGTATTGTGGGATTAATTTTGGTAGTTATGTTTAACCCAGATGATCTCATTTTAATTGCCACATTCGGAGCCCTTGTATCTTATATTTCAATGAACCTTTCCGTATTAATCCTTAGAAAGAAAGAACCTAATTTACCACGTGCCTACAAAACACCATTATATCCATTCACTCCAATCGTCTCTCTAATACTCGCTGTTATTGCGATATTTGCTAGTGTATTCGCAAATCTTACCTTTTTCTTCATAAGTATTTCCATTTTTGTTATAGCTATTGTTTATTATTTTGTTTATGCAAGACACCGAATAAATACGGATGCACCTGAAGAACAAATTCACACTATTGATTTTGATCAAGAGAATAAATAAGATATGAAGATTTTTAACAAGGAAATAGAGTGGGTAGTTTTTGATAAAGATGGTACATTAATTGACTTACAATCAATTTGGATTCCTTGGCTTAAGAAAATATCAGAAGAAATAAAGCGAAGAGTAGACTTAAAATATGAGGTACTAGAAGATTTAAAACTAATCTTTGGGGTCATGGAAGAAACACAAATTGACCCTAAAGGTCCTCTTGCAATTGGAAGTATTGATGAAGGAGAAATCTTAGTTGCAGGTTACCTTTACCAGCATGGAGTATCTTGGGATATGGCCATTTTGATTGCAAAAGAAAGTGTTACAATCGCGAACAAACAACAAAATGATGACAAAATTAAATTGGTTGATGGGGTTAAAGAAGTACTAGAGATTTTAAAAAACGAAGGAATCAAAATGGGCGTTATTACCGCAGATGACACAGACAAGGCAATATTACATCTAGAGAAGGCTGACATACGGTCTTACTTTAAATTTGTTATAGGAAGTGATCTGGTGAAAAGAGGAAAGCCGTATCCTGATATGGCTTTCCTAGCAAAAAATCAATATAACTTAAACCCTAATAAAGCAGCAATGATCGGAGACACAAATGCTGATATGAAGATGTCAGAATTGGCTAGTATGCCTGTGAGAATTGGTATATCAGATTCTAATGAGGGAAATATTCATTTGAAAAACGCTTCTCATCATATTCGCTCATATAACGAGCTTATTTCATTACTAGGTAGAAAGGAAGCTAATCATGAATAAAGAGTTAGTTGAAAGAATTACTAGACTTGTTCTTGAGCGACTAGATATAAGTAATAATCCGAGTGTATTACCATTAAGTGAAGATGAAGTTAAACATTGGAATTCACTTTCATTATTGGAAAAGGAGCAAGGTCAAAGTAAAAAAAGGACAGCACAAACTCTTACCCCTCTCTCCTCGGAGGAGGTTGATGCATGGGGTAAGATTACTCATCATTATCGTCCTAGTAAGAATGGTAATGAGGAAACAGAGAAGGTTCGATTTTTGAGTTACTTATAAGTTGTTAATAGTAATTAAAATCTGAGGAGGAATTAAAATGGCAGAAATAAATGGGGCACTAGGAATGATTGAAACGAAAGGGCTTGTTGGCTCTATAGAAGCTGCAGATGCTATGGTGAAAGCAGCCAATGTGAACATAGTAGGTAAAGTCCATGTCGGTGGAGGAATTGTAACAGTCCTAGTAACAGGAGATGTTGGGGCTGTAAAAGCAGCTACAGAAGCCGGAAGTGTTGCTGCACAAAGAGTTGGAGAGTTACTTTCTGTTCATGTGATTCCTAGACCTCATAATGAGTTATTGGGAATCTTACCTACGTACGGTGAAAATAAATAACGGTTTTTGAGGTGTTGCTGAATGAAAGAAAGGGATGTACATCATATTGTAAATGAAATAGTGCAAGAGCTTTCGAATCAAGCAAAGCCACAAAAAAATAGAAAAGGACCGATTCCTATCGGTGTTTCTAGTCGCCATTGTCATTTAAATGAAGAGGCGTTAAATGTACTTTTTGGTAAAGGGAATTCTTTGAGCAAGAAAGTAGACTTGTTACAGCCAGGTCATTTTGCAGCGCAAGAAACAGTGATGATTGCAGGACCAAAAGGAAGTATTGAAAACGTAAGAGTACTAGGTCCATTGAGAAAGGATACACAAGTAGAAGTAAGTAAGACCGATGCTATAAAACTAGGGTTAAAACCACCGATTCGGGAGTCTGGGGAACTTGCAGACTCCTCTCCTATAACGATTATTGGTCCAAAAGGTAGTATTTATTTAGAAGAAGGGTTGATTATTCCAGAAGCTCATATTCATATGTCAACAAGTGATGCACAAGAGTTTGGAATAAAGGATAGTGACATTGTACAGGTAAAAACAAATAATAGTAGACGATCCATTACTTTCGATTGTGTAAAAGTTCGAGTTTCTCCTAAATACGTTCTAGAAATGCATATTGATACAGATGAAGCAAATGCTGCTAATGTAAAGTCTGGGGCAGTTGGAGAATTAATAAAAGTAGAGGATTCATTATGAAT encodes:
- the eat gene encoding ethanolamine permease encodes the protein MSNTKDLELKKTLTPFHLWVIGVGIVISGNFFGWNFGLAESGYVGMLIATAIMGVMYWFMCLGISELSTALPHAGGPYSFARRAMGPLAGYLTGIGVILEYFIAAPVIAIGIGAYISFLFPVSALAAAAVMYIFFMIVHILGIKEYARLEAILVFISLALLVLMYFVGLPQIQVENLFGSGGESLIPGGFQGIWAALPYAMWLFLAIEMLPMLSEETRNPKKDMPKGIISGIVTLMILSVLTTTVAIGLGGIELLATAEDPLPIAVAAAFGNTYWLAQILASVGLVGLIASFSGVILAYSRQIFALSRAGYLPEKLASLHKTRRTPYLAIILPGIVGLILVVMFNPDDLILIATFGALVSYISMNLSVLILRKKEPNLPRAYKTPLYPFTPIVSLILAVIAIFASVFANLTFFFISISIFVIAIVYYFVYARHRINTDAPEEQIHTIDFDQENK
- a CDS encoding HAD family hydrolase, with amino-acid sequence MKIFNKEIEWVVFDKDGTLIDLQSIWIPWLKKISEEIKRRVDLKYEVLEDLKLIFGVMEETQIDPKGPLAIGSIDEGEILVAGYLYQHGVSWDMAILIAKESVTIANKQQNDDKIKLVDGVKEVLEILKNEGIKMGVITADDTDKAILHLEKADIRSYFKFVIGSDLVKRGKPYPDMAFLAKNQYNLNPNKAAMIGDTNADMKMSELASMPVRIGISDSNEGNIHLKNASHHIRSYNELISLLGRKEANHE
- a CDS encoding BMC domain-containing protein, with the protein product MAEINGALGMIETKGLVGSIEAADAMVKAANVNIVGKVHVGGGIVTVLVTGDVGAVKAATEAGSVAAQRVGELLSVHVIPRPHNELLGILPTYGENK
- the pduL gene encoding phosphate propanoyltransferase, with the translated sequence MKERDVHHIVNEIVQELSNQAKPQKNRKGPIPIGVSSRHCHLNEEALNVLFGKGNSLSKKVDLLQPGHFAAQETVMIAGPKGSIENVRVLGPLRKDTQVEVSKTDAIKLGLKPPIRESGELADSSPITIIGPKGSIYLEEGLIIPEAHIHMSTSDAQEFGIKDSDIVQVKTNNSRRSITFDCVKVRVSPKYVLEMHIDTDEANAANVKSGAVGELIKVEDSL